One Eretmochelys imbricata isolate rEreImb1 chromosome 9, rEreImb1.hap1, whole genome shotgun sequence genomic window, agTTTGGTaccaatttaattaaattggtttaaaaaccaaGCCCTTAGCATGGATGCAGTTGCActagtataaaggtgcttatatctGTATAGCTTATTTCCATCAATTTAAGTAACGTTCCCAAAGTAAGAAATCTTATATTAATAATACTACCCTATTCTGCAGTAATGATCCAGAAGCCTGTAGGGATACTCCTGTCAGTCAGAGCATTTTGCATCAATGATTATAGAATACGGTAGTATTTTTAAACATAAGGGAATGCTCTGTAGATGCTGCTGCACAAAGGTCAGGAGCTTCAGGTTAAATGAGGTCAGATTTGTAGGGTCAGATGGGTGAATTCTCTCCATCCTGCTAAAGCGGGAAATCTGTGGCTTGCCTCCTTTGTTTTCAAGCAGACAGGACAGGATGggaatggtggggggaggggttgagaaCAGTCCTCCTGGTTCTCTGATGCTGAATGTTCCAAGCTTGAAGGATAGTTGAAACTGTGACATGTTAAGTAAATTAACATCCAGAGGCAGCAGattaacaaacaaaccaaaaaaaatcctttaagatAGGAATGGTTGAAGTTAAACTATTAAATCAAGAAGAAGAAGCCAGTCTGAATGCTTTGTATGTTCACTGGTTTCTTTCCTTTCCAAACTTTACTGGCATACAGGTTTTAACAGGGGTtgtggatgatgatgatgatgaatcaCTGAGTTCTGTAAATTTACAGGAGTTCTCTCTAGGCTGCTTAGGTTACTGTGTTCTTGCATTAAGCAACAAATGCCAGCTTCAGTTTTGATAATGGGTTATTATTATCCCCTGCAGAAGCAGCAGAGCTTGAGGAAGGGTTTTGTCGTTCACtctattctttattattttaaactatTGAAACTACTACTTTTAAGGCTATACACCTAGGAAAGTTATTCCTGACCACAGTGAAGACgttgggacttttgccattgacttgagtggggccCTGATTTCACTCTCTTTTTACACCTCAGAAGAAGGAATGATCTCTTTAGATAGCTGAATGATGTAGAGAAGGGCCCAAGTCACAAGACTGAGATGTGGAATCAGATCCGAGTGCTTGCTTCCTCAAAATTCATAGGgaaggggtttggaatgtggcCTTCTAGCCCCCTTCCATTATAGAAAATGCCCCAAGCTGCAAGATTTGAATCTGGGGTGGAATTTGTCCAAAGTGCAGACATGGGGAGTGGGTTAGTGGCTGATGTGCGGGCTCATATTCAGTGTTAGTGGGGCAGCAGTGTCAGCTGATTTTCAGGCTTATCTTCAGTCCTCAGTGTAGGAAGATCCCTTGTGTAAAGGAACTAAATTCTAACAGTGTTAGAGCTGATAAAATAATTCTCAGCATTAGTGACAGTAGATATTGCAAATGTATAAACTTATTCAGCTGAGTTCTGAATGTTCAGTTTATGACCAGAGAGATAAAAATGTAAGTGTATTCTTGCATATCAGGTATCTGGTTGTAACTAAATAAATATGTAAAGACAGGATTCACTCTGCTTTATAAAATCATTACTTGCTGTAGCATATTGGTGTTACTTAGAACAGAAAGGGTTTTCCTAAACACAGGAGTTTTAGAAATGCATCATATATCTGCACGTTAAGTGAATTAACTAGTTTATTGCCTTCTACCACAGCTCCAGGACACATATTCCAAGAGCGGCATTGCTTGTCTCACTGGGGAAGATCTCGGAACTTTCATAAGACATGTGGATctaaatgaaaatgaagaaagagagagtgaCCCCTGCTGGCAAGTGAAGTGGCAACTAGGAAAGTTAATTAAAAAGGTACTTCGGAACTTTCACACAGACTAAACAGTGGAGCTTGGTTATAACAATCCAGATGATTCAGAGAGTTAAGCTCCAACTAGTGAAATAAAACGCAAATCCCAAACTGTTTCCTTGCATGTTAGTGGTCAAATTGCAATTCAGGTCAGGTATTCTGTATCACCCtttcaaaatacacacacacactaataagTTATATATGCTTATCATTGATACTTTTTTTTTACTCTTACTTTTAACACAAATGTAATTGTGAAGAAGTTTTACTTTGAATAAGGGGTTGCCAAATTGAAAAGGATGAGAAATACTGATCTAGTAAATTAATATTGATTTAGTTATTATATGATGATGCACTGGAggtctgttttaaataaaatattggcCCAAACTGAAGTCCACAGAGTTACTCCAAATGTCAgtggtataactgagagcagaatttggctcactatATTAACTTAGTAGGTTTCTGCAATGGGGAaaattcataaatattttttttttttgcaccagtGCAGTCCTGCAGTTATACAACATAGTTGGAAAAAGGCCCGTCACCCTGTCTGCGCTACAACTTGTAACATTGCTACCACTGGAAAGACACTTAGGATTCAGACTGTTTCCTAGAGAAACAACTGCTGCATATGCATATAGTAGCTGTTTCCAAAATCCATATAAACACTATGCTAGAAAGAAACCTTTTGGGTCAATGAAATGCAGATCAAGAAATCCAGAGCCATTACATTCTGTAACCTCAGTATTCCTTGGATAATGGCAGTGTCTCTTACATTTCCATGGAGATGACAATGCTTTTGTTGTTCTCATGGTGATATTACAATTGAGGAGCCATCATGGCTCAATGGAAACTGTATTGCTATTTCAGTGTATTCAAAATACCCTTCCCATGAGGCTGGAACCATGAGTTACACTGGAGAAATAGTGATGGCTTCAAGTGACAAAAGATTTTTGCTTAATAAACATCAAAATTACATGAAAATAAGGTGGGATCTGATTAAAACCTCAAGAAAGCCAGGAAATTTTCACAAGAGTCTTAGTCCAAGATATTGAATGTAAGTTTTGTGATAGACTGACTGAGAGCAGGGTATGAGATTTACTACAGTACcgaagggtatgcctacactgtcCATGTTACAGCGTGGCTGAGGTAGCACCGTGACATGGGCAGCGTAGTCACGCTTTATCGCTGGGGGAGGGCTCTCCCGGTGATCAAAAATAACCACCCTGAATGAGGGGTGGTAGCTTTATCGCCGGAAGCCATGTAAAGCGCTGTCTATATTGGCattttcagtgctaaaacttttgtcgctcaggggtgtgttttttcacacccctgaatgactaaAGTGTTAGCCCTGAAAGTGGCTGTGTGTATATTCTTGCTGTTATTTATATATCaatagttttgccactgactccagGGGGCTCCTAGTGAAGACCACTGGATCTAATTCACCCCTGTTGTACCAGGGTTAATCTGGAGTATCCCCAGTGAATTACTCCACAACCAAATTACTCCAGATCCACACTGGAGTAATTGCAAGCAGAATCTGATGCCATGAACTCTATATTTCCGCTTACTGAgtgccagattttccaaagaactTTAACACTCAATTGGATGAGCTCCGTTGCAATTTGGCCCCAGATATTTAAAATTATTGCAAAACAGTTTGTTGTGAGAAATTAATGATACAGTTTCCTTTTGATGTCCGCCTTTATttacaaatagaaataaaatttgCTTGATGGTCAAATGTTGGAGTTTGCTCAGTTATGTGGCATATAAGAGTATGTGGAATAGTTGTGTTTCTGGCATCTTTGTCACTGCTCTACTGATTTCCCAGAAAGAAAACTGTTTTCTTTACGtgtgtttgcagatgatatcaagAAACTATGAGGAAAACATTTCATCTGCGGTGAAAGGTATTTTTAATGTAACACATTTATTTAgcacataaaaaagaaaaactgtgaTGGTAGCAGATGTGCAGTGGTTCCATACATGTTTTCCAGTTGTAGAGAATAGTTCCTAATTTCTTACTCAGTTGTCCAGTTCTTCTGCAGCAAAGCATGGGAAATGAGTAGCTGTTGGTATTATTTTAAGAGCCATATTAAGCTGCCAGAAAATGTGGTCAAGGTATTAGAACATGGAACCAGGTTTCAGGAAAAGCGCCTGGCTTCTGTTCTTGTCTCTGATTCAGTGATTTTATGCTattcatttaacctctctgtgcttcagagaACAAATAGTACTTTGTTGTTGTGCAGCTATATTAATTAAGGATTGGGCACAGCTCTCCTCTGAAACTGATGCAGGGCCTTACACCCCAGGAGGACTCTGGAAGCATTCTGGCTCAAGAAGTCAAAGGaaattttgcttgagtaaagactaCAGAATTTGTCCTTAAAAGATATTTAGCCTTTCCATGAGCACATACTTATTTTTAGTATAGGGTGTTTGGGCactgtttttttttggggggggagaggagggacacGACATATAGAAGGCTTAAAAAGGCATTTCAAAGAGAGTATGGGAAGTTCTGAGAAATTTTGACCATATCAACCATTACACTTCAATCTCTCATTGTCTtggtcaaataaaatattttgacaaaCACATAAATCCTCAAATACTGTCAATTTAGTAATTAGACAGTCACATATTTCCATGGAGATAACAATGGCTTTGTTGTTTGGTTATTTCTCATCTTCACGTAACTGAAATTTTTCTAACTCTTCCAGGAACTGAAGAACAGGGATCTCAGCACCATGGACACAGAATAGCAGCTCACTTAACTGGAAGCCGCAATAAGAAGAGCTCTCTATCCACATCAAGTAAGATATTTTGCTATATTGATAAAGGAAGAAAACGGATACCAACTAGGGAAAGATCACTGAATGTGTGTGCTTTGCAATTTTCCAGAAATGAATATTGACTGCTGATTATTCTAGGCATCCTTTTCTGCTTGTTTCTCAGGGACTTAATGACATTTTTTGGCCAGAAAACAgggaaggtttttaaaaaaataaaagattttctgGTTTTGGTCAGAATAATTCTTCAGCTCACTCTGGTTGTAGTATCAACCCCATTCAACTTGGGATCTATGGTGCACCTTCCTTTTATGTctttagttgtttttttaattaaaattcccTCTTCCTAACTTTGTCTATCCCCTTTGCAGTGTCTTTTTGGAGAAAGATATGTGTATAAGGGCCTAGAAGCTATGGTGAAAGGCACATCATAAAAAAATAGAACAGACTATTACTTCCCTTACACTTCTCAAGGCGGTGGAGTACTCAAGTGCTCTCCCAtcgcatcgattgcagcagtgctgaTCTACCAGCAAGTGAAGACATACCTTTTAAGAGAGGTTGGGCCATCtgaagcaggatctggcccattgctcTTATTTAGTTTTTGAAAAACAGTCACATCAGCTAAGAGACAGTGGACTTTGTTGCACGCAGCATTATTTAGCTCTATATTCTtatctatttttttccccctcgaATAGATTTCTCATCCAGAAGAGGTGTTGGGCAGAAAATAAATACCTGGGAACCCTCAAGGAAAGACCATTCATTCCTCTATAATGTGGAGTTGAAAAATGGGGAGTTAATCATACCCAGAACAGGGTTTTATTACATCTACTCTCAAACTTACTTTCGATTCCGCGAACCTGAGAACGAGGATTCAGAATCAGATCTGTTAGCACAAATCAGAAACCCTAAGCAAATGGTCCAGTATGTTTACAAACTGACAACATATCCAGAGCCTATCCTGCTCATGAAAAGTGCAAGAACTAGCTGCTGGTCTAAAAAGGCAGAATATGGACTTTATTCCATATATCAAGGTGGAGTATTTCAGCTGAAAAGGGATGATAGGATTTTTGTCTCTGTCAGTAATGAGGACATGGTTGACATGGACAAAGAAGCAAGTTTTTTTGGAGCCTTTTTGATCAGCTAAATGATTAACAGAAAACCAGACTCCCAAAggaaatcattttttaaattctgtaatctaaggtgggagagaggggaggaagccACTGTGACAGTACAGTGACTTCAAAGCAATAGTGACAACCCAAGAATCCCAACTGTGAATTCATCCTGTGAAAGGTTTCATTGCTCTGAGAAATGATCGCAACAGATCATAATATGGAAGAGCAGCAGGTGGCTGCAGCTGCATATGACTGTGCCTTGTATAACAGCACAGCAGATCCCGAAACATGCTAGTGGTCTAGGGCTTGCCTGGATTTTAACGTGTCAAAGATGAATAGCTTTGGCTAGGACCGGATCAAGTGCAGGCAGGCACTATCCAAGGTTCCTCATGCCACTCTACCAAAGCATCTCAAAACCTCATTTGTGGCAGTCCCTCTGCAGGAACGGTGGATTTGCATAGGGACAAGATGGAGACAATCGACTTGTAGAGGGGATTCGATTGAGGTTGGAAAATGGATTTTATCATGAACGACACTTTGGACCCTATCCTGCTGACTCTTTCTCCCGTGAGTAATCTTTACATGAGCAGAAGTCCCTCTGATGCCAGTTGGACTACACTCTTGAGAataaggtttgcaggatcaggccctatgtttgAATCTTAGATTTCCTAAAATGAAAGGCTAGCAAACAATTAAACTACAGtagcatttaagcacatacttaactttagtttccactgaatgcatccgatgaagtgagctacagctcacgaaagcttatgctcaaataaatttgttagtctctaaggtgccacaagtccttcttttctctttgcgaatacagactaacacggctgctactctgaaacctatacttaACTTTGACATGCAAGTActccatttgaaatcaatgggatactcatgtgcttaaagttaaacatgtgcttaagtgctgccTGGGATCACAGCCTGGTTATTTTTGTCTTCATTTGGATGTTGCATAGATGACAGAAAAATGAAGTGGCACAGCAGAGCCATTGAAATCAGAAAGTCAATACTCTGAGTTCCCAGTACATTTTGATAATCCCTGCTTAGTTGACTAACATTGTACTGCAGAGATTTCACCACACTTACAGCATGTTCAAATATGGATTCACTCTATACTTACTGAAAATTTGATCCAGAACCCAAGTGTTTTCCTTTAAATGTTGCATTCAGAGGACTACATTATTTGTCTCACATCAAGCATGACATGACGTGGTTCTTTCATGTTGATTGGCTTGATGCCATGGAACATGATGTGATGCAGAATAATTAGCTTGGATTTGAAGGAGAACATTCTCATTCCTGGAGAGGATACGTGACTATCTCTGCTTCAGCATGGGCTGATTTTAGTTAATACTgtttagatttttgttttatttgcaggGTTGTATGGGGACGACATAGCATTTATTTTTCTACCTGGACTGAATATTAGATTGGTTAGCTGTAAGATTAGAACTGGTTTTCAAAAGTTAAAGTTCTGTTAAGAAATAGGCAGGAGAGCCAGATCTTCGGGTAGCGTACAACAGTCAGCACCATTCCAGTGACTttagtggagctgcaccaatttacaccagctacagATCTAGCCCAGGAAAGACCATATATTTCTGAAAGAAAGAGGGAGTGAAAGGCAAGTGGGCAAGGAAGTCatatggaccaaattctctgcAGATGTAAATCAAAGTAAACAGAATTAAGCcagtagagaatttggccctatatttttTGATATAATAAGCTTGCCTCAGGAGTCATAAAATGAAGAAAGTCGGCAAACGGCCTTACTTTGTCCATGGCTTACAGGAAAGACAGGTGTACCCTTCACCCTACTACCTTCTTGATGGCAAACAGGGAATGAATGTGCGTCAGTCACCTCACTTGCCTTGTCTATATACATCAGAAAGGTAGGCACGCCAGTCACTCTAGTTACCTTACCTGTGAACAGCAAGAAAAGAACTGACAGCAATCTCTTTGTTTTGactggagagaagaaaaaagcACAAGCAGGTTGAGATTCGAAACTATTATTCCAGTCTGTGTTTCCTGTTTCTACGCGGAGGAAAATATGTTATTTTCAATAGTAACCAATTCTGTGAATTGCTCCAGCGCTTACTGGAGAAGCTGGCTTTGCGGTGGAGTCATGTCTCCTATACGTTATATATTTTTCTCAGCTAGTCCTCTGAAGCATTATCTAAGAATTCTCCAAGTCCACACCACAGAGTTTTTAGCTTTATTTGGTGGCTTCCTAATCTTGAATACAGTATGAATTTGCACTAGTTTCACGCTGGTCACCACTGACTTTGATTGaactgctcctgatttacactggtgtagataCTTCGGGTCTATCTAGTTAAGCGTGGGCCAGATTTTGCTGCCCTTACTCATATTACATTATACTTTAGGTCCCAATCTTGTAATGGGAGTACTGTTAGTGCATATAGTTAAGCCTGAGTGTAGGTGTTTCCACGAGCGAGGTCTTACTTTGCAAGTTGgtccattgattttcaatgaaaTTGTTTGTGGAGTAAGGACTTGACCCTGCTCCCATTCAGATCAGTGCAAAAAACTTCATGGGGCAGGACCAACCCCTTAGATATTATTCAGTGAGAGGAAGGCCAGCATAATCTGATCCAATCCGATTAGGATATACTGTGTTTATTTTTCACAAAACTGACTAATTTTCAAACTACAGAGTTCAGTTTTtagcttaataaattttcaaaagaaaataatttccaGACAACTTTTATCCAAATTTTCTTCCCAGTTCTAATTTTTGATTCTGCTGACACAGTGCTCTTACTTAATACAGGAGTAGTACAAGACTGCATTAAACAGCTCCCTCCAGATCTAGTTTCTGTCCCTGATTCTTCAAAGTCTTATATATGTACTTCACTTTACAAACTAAGTAGTCCCATAGACTTCATTTCCTGAATCAGGCTCATATTTAACTCCTCAGCAACATACTCAACTACAagcatacaaataaaataatgggGTTTTTTCAAAGTCCAGTTATTTTAggtgcttgttttttttaaaaaaattcttaactgTGAGAGAATTTCAGATATATTAGTTGTAGCCTAAAAGTGAAAACCATACGTATGATTAAGAAAAAGTCTATAGAGCTCAGAGAGACACAGATGGAAAAGAATTGGGAAGAAGCCATAGGGGCTGTGCACAAATTCATAGCTGACAGTAACTTAAGACAGATAGTAGTATCTACTACACACAGATGTTTTTCATCACTTTGTCTCTGCAACTTGATATATAATAATGGGCCCAATTTTATTTAGGAAGTGCTCCCAGGCATTTCCAACCTTTTTCCTCTCCATATGTACACATTTTTATGTCGCTCCATTCTGGGAGAATATATGTAGCACAACAGGGAGTAGACTGaataattgtattttatttcccAGTAATCCAAAGACACACAGCCCTGGTGAAAAACTAACGAGCAATATCTGACAAGGACTCATTTGAAGACAAATAGATGTATTTACTATTTCTGTGTGTGGATTCACTCTCTCATTCCCCCAGCCTCGTTACCCTCTTGACTTTCAACGGTAAATGTAGCAAATAGTTCTTTGTGTTCATTGTGCGTGTGCAGCTGCAATAACACTAACTTTTCGataaaaaaattgtaatttttgtacatactttttatataaaatgtttttaGTAAATGcttattttgtcttttaattatTACGCTTGTTCTTTTAAGGCTGCCATAACAACATCTCACTTAATCTGATATCTTGACCGTGAGATatgtatgggcctgatccaattctcAGTGAAGTCAGAGAGTGAgttctctgttgacttcagtgcaagGCCCATAATGCATGTAATTTTGCAATATCGTGACATGAGGAAGTTGCTTCCTGATCCCAGCTGGTAATCCCTGAAGCACTGGATTGAAGAAAATTGAAAATCCTTGTTAAGCCAGAGACTGTACGGTATTGAGAGCCTTTCTGGAGTGTCTCATCACCTTCCTGAAATAGGCCCATAATTTTAGCCGTAGTTATTATAAACAGAGACTCTGTTCTTAGTCATATAAACATCTAACCCTTTCTGTTACCAGACTGCAGCAGGGGACCCACTGAACTCATCGGACAGATTGTCCATAGTCCTTGAACAGCATGTTGAGAGGGAGAAGGTGGACAGGAACTCTTCAAAAGGGCAATGACAATTGTAACCCCAAATTTAAGGGGAGCACAGAGGACTTCTCAGCCCATGTGTCCCCATAAGCAGACATTGCCTGAACTGGTGAAATGGTGTGGAGGAGACTGGGCTACTTCCCTCCTATCCCCACGATGTAGAATAGCACATTTGGGGAACAAAATGTGCATTTGTACTCTGTGCTGGGAAGTCGGTGAGTAAGGAAGGTACCTCCTGGAGATGCCATCCCACAACAGAGTTTCCCCTCAGCAGGCAAGATCCACACCAGCCCTACCAGGGCAGTGCCTACATAGTACAAAATATTGTTATTGCACTGTCTCCTAAAGACCTCAACCctatgtgccaggcactgtacaaacataacaaagagctggtccctgccccaatgagtttacaatctaagtaaattCACcacaatgtttgttttatttcctgttCAAGTAAAGGACACACCTGAAACAGTGGTAGCAAGCACAGTCACAATCCTGCAAGTTGATCCATGTGCCTGGAGCTCAGCATGCATGGAGACCCCCATTAAAGCAAAAAGCAGGAGTCTGCCCAGTGGCTCATCTTGTAGCACTGGTGCCCAAGATGGAAATGACACCCACAGAACATgcctcaaaaatatttattttgtgtggGTTCCTTTTGATTTAATTAAGGGTTCCCTCTTTGTATTGTTATGGGAAAGGATACATCAGATCAGCTAATTGACTCTCACTATACACTTCACCTTCGCCATATTAAATTacactattatttatattgctgtaGCATCCAGATGTCCCAAACAGGCCCCACTGTTTGGTGTTGTACAAACATGTAAAGAAGCATAGGCCCCACCTGGAAGTTTTAAACCCCATGCGTGCGTTTaggtttaaaccaatctctaaaTATTAGGGATGAAGAAGAGACCTAATGTGAGGAGCAGATTATTCCACTTTGCTTTAAGGTGAGATTTCTGCATCTTCCTCTAAAACATCTGATACCTGCCACTCTCAGAGAGAGGATACAGTACTGGTGGGGCCATGGTtctaatccagtatggcaattcctatactCCAGAAGAGCATACACCTGAAGAGGTTACTGTCTAATTTGCCCCAGTCTCTCAAATCTGTAATATGGAAgcctctaatcattttcactgcccttCTCTAgaacttttctgcttcttttcTGCTGCTCTGAAGATGAAATTACCAAAACTGAATGCCATATTCAGGCTTAAAAATGTACCATTAGTTTACATAGTAGCATTGTAAATAGTCTCTGTTTTGTTAACTCTCTCCTGATTAACAGAGTCTACTACCTCCATTGATTACTGCTGCACAGTGAACTCAACTGTctaaaccagcggttctcaacttatttatgcagcccacaatgtgttacctgTGCCCCAGGGGCCAGGTGGCAGGGCGGCAGCAGCCCAGACCCTGACCCTGGAGCCACACCCGCCCCAGAACCCGGTCACACGGGGCTGGCCAGCTGCCCACCCTAGACCCCTGCTGCGTGGCTGTCCTGGACCTCTGCTGTGtggggccaggcggcagccccgGACCCTGGACCCCCAACCCCTTGGGGTCAGCCGGCAGCCTCGACCCTGGACCCTGCCACACGGGGCGTGCCAGCAGCCCCAACCTCAGCCCTACCACAGTGGGCGGCAGGCAGCCTGGACCCCACCACGCAGGccagcctttagcacacagctgagctgggcagcagctgtgtgctaattgggccccAGGCAGGCCGCAGGGTTGAAAAACACTGGTTCTATACCAATTCCAAGATCCGTTTCCTGAGTGATTTCTAATTCAGAATCTCTCTGGGTATCTCTTTACATTAATCTCTTCTCAAATTCATATGGACAACATGAAATTGTATCAGGAACATGACAGTAATGTTGTCTTATTGGTGATAGTCAGTGCATTGATTCCTGGTATTAGGGCTGTAATTTACAGTGTGCATCTGCTTGTTATGCAGTGTCTCATTTTTATAGGTGGTTCCTATCACATTAAGCATAATTTATATTCCTTCTCTATGATGCCCATATCCCCATTCCACTGGGCCAGGGAGTCCTAAAACGTATGATATATATAGCACCAACAGCCTTAGCAACTGTTAGGGAACCATCATTTTTCACATTCTTACATGTGGAGGTAGTCACTAATGATTTTATCAGATTGGAGTCCACATCACCTATTTCTCTCAAATGTACTTTTGGTTTTGTCTGGTTAGAACTCTTTCAGATCACATTGTTCTCTTTTTTTCTATTAAACCATCTGTACTTATTCCCTATAATCACAGGGTGATGACAAAGCAAATTAACTGCAGATTTCCATTTCTGGTGAACTCAGTCAGCAAGCTACTGCTCTCTATCCAATATGAGAAACAGACAAACCAACAAGTAAGTATGGCTGG contains:
- the TNFSF10 gene encoding tumor necrosis factor ligand superfamily member 10 → MMLPTAGPSAGQTCGLVLISAVLLQSICVAVTFLYFTNELKQLQDTYSKSGIACLTGEDLGTFIRHVDLNENEERESDPCWQVKWQLGKLIKKMISRNYEENISSAVKGTEEQGSQHHGHRIAAHLTGSRNKKSSLSTSNFSSRRGVGQKINTWEPSRKDHSFLYNVELKNGELIIPRTGFYYIYSQTYFRFREPENEDSESDLLAQIRNPKQMVQYVYKLTTYPEPILLMKSARTSCWSKKAEYGLYSIYQGGVFQLKRDDRIFVSVSNEDMVDMDKEASFFGAFLIS